The following DNA comes from Adhaeribacter pallidiroseus.
TAGGTCAACCCATCCGCGAGATAGCGGGGGAAAAAGCTTATCCTAACATCAAGGATATATCGACCGGGCTTTAGCCGGCGAACGCGTAGATTTTGAAGCTACCATGCCGTTCCGGGAAGACTTTACGAAACACATTCGTACCAGTTATATCCCGGATCGTC
Coding sequences within:
- a CDS encoding PAS domain-containing protein, which encodes MDLDEKYRFANRAYENWFNRKAADLLGQPIREIAGEKAYPNIKDISTGL